One window from the genome of Musa acuminata AAA Group cultivar baxijiao chromosome BXJ1-4, Cavendish_Baxijiao_AAA, whole genome shotgun sequence encodes:
- the LOC103982807 gene encoding cyclin-P2-1 encodes MSLLNPISPSKLRSDLYNFPCDDDESTTTAPPSVISVLASLLDRAIARNDRAAVNRGNAAVGDARSRAFESHQVLDMTIQSFLERIYRYARVAPPVYVVAYVYMDRLCQFNPGLRICSANAHRLLITTIMVASKFVEDLNYCNSYFAKVGGLSARELNSLELDFLFLMKFKLHVSVSVFESYCSHLEREVSFGGGYQIERSLRRLMCGGEITAKEKERREPNPVAQGLIYYM; translated from the exons ATGTCTCTCCTGAATCCAATCTCGCCCAGCAAGCTTCGCTCCGACCTGTACAACTTCCCATGCGACGACGACGAGTCGACGACGACGGCGCCGCCGTCGGTGATCTCGGTCCTCGCCTCGCTTTTGGACCGGGCGATCGCTCGAAACGACAGAGCCGCCGTGAACCGCGGCAATGCGGCGGTGGGGGACGCCAGGAGCCGAGCCTTCGAGAGCCACCAAGTGCTGGACATGACCATTCAGTCGTTCCTGGAGCGGATCTACCGCTACGCTCGGGTCGCGCCGCCGGTGTACGTGGTGGCGTACGTCTACATGGATCGTCTGTGCCAATTCAACCCAGGACTTAGAATCTGTTCCGCCAACGCCCATCGTCTTCTCATCACCACCATCATGGTGGCTTCTAAGTTCGTCGAAGACCT GAACTACTGCAACTCCTACTTTGCCAAGGTTGGGGGGTTAAGCGCGAGGGAGTTGAACAGCTTGGAGCTAGACTTTCTCTTCTTGATGAAGTTTAAGCTGCACGTCAGCGTCAGCGTCTTCGAGAGCTATTGCAGCCATTTGGAGAGGGAGGTGAGCTTCGGAGGGGGCTATCAGATAGAGAGAAGCTTGAGAAGGTTGATGTGTGGTGGGGAGATCACTGCCAAGGAGAAGGAGAGAAGAGAACCGAATCCAGTGGCACAAGGCCTCATATACTATATGTAA